The window AATTTGAATCTGTTTCACAACCTTCCCTCCATTTTTTACACAAAAGGAAAGATAATTAAGAATCTGTATTTCATCAACTCTGTTATTTCATGAAACCTGTGATTTCTGCAGGATAATTTGACACTCTAAAGAGTCAAAATCTATAAAAAGTCCAAATTCAACTTACAATGGGCCTCTGGCAGCCTAAATATCCACTGATGATGTGACTTTTTTCCaagttttctgtctttgttgtgTGTGGCTAATGTGATTTTCTCAgcggaggaaaggaaagaaatataaaactgttttttgGTGAAAGATATTTATTTCGCGAGGAGTTTAGATTCAGtgtacaaacacaaaaagatgaGGTGCAACTACAAAGGCAAAGAACTGGTGGGAGCCGCtcaaaacaaagagagaaacTCAACTGAAGGAGAACTCCCCAAaaccaaaatgaagaaaaccaaaaaatgaaaataaatctcTTAGTAAAAGGCTCTCTTATGACAGGAATCTAAACCCAGTCATGGCGGGAAAAGAGCATCCTTGCGTTTTCTTCTCGAAAATAATTCCCTATTTCATGATGTTTGCTCAGCAGACTTGGGTCATTAAACTCGTGTCAGGACGAGTCCACGAGGAGCACAAGTGTCTAAGGCCTGAATATTTCACATACGTGTCCACACTGGGACGTCCTTCTGATCGGGTCACCTAAAAGAGTCGTGAAGGCGCCGTGATGATtgtctggtttgtgtttcctgaCTGACAGAGTCAGACTTAAGTGGTGCGGTTATTTTGGTCACCATTGTCGGCATCTCCCGTCTTTTCTTTGAGCCGGGAGGTAACGTGGCATTCAAGTACAGTTCGAAGTTTAAATGAACtcgctaaaaataaaatgttggtATCTGAAAGAGAAACAATGCTATCAAACACGTCTGCCTTCGGGAAGACAAATTTCAGACCAATTCTTTAAGATCATGAGTAAAATCAATTTCCGACCTAATTGCATAACTTTGCATTTAAGTAGCACCCACAGGAAAAGcctaaatgtttaataaaagaaTAATCATTAAAACAATTTCATGAATTAATGGAAAGCAACAATGAAAGGAATATATAGGAAAGAGCTCCGGTATGGAGGACAAAGTGGGTGAGTGAAAGCTTTGGTTTTGCGATGATTTCCTGGCTTGAATCAGAGTTTCAGGCTCATGTCGCACCAACAAAAGATTGCAAAAATGAACTATGTAATAGCCAAATAAGTCAAACTGTTCCTCCAGATTCACCATCCAAATAGTTTACCAGAAGCCCTCCGATGGAGCCTGAACCACACACAGTAGAAGAAGCCAACCACCGGAGGCCGATTTACATAACAAGCGTCTTGACTCCATGGATGTTGCTTCAAAGGCGACCTTCCACTAAAAAGCGTTGCACTCTGCAAAAAATCCCTGTCATTTCCCCAAGTATGTATAAAGAAATATTGAAACAGACTGTCATTGCGCCATCCAGAGCAATTGCATGTGTGACGCCTGTTGGGGTCATTAGGTGGCCACAGGTCTCCTCTACAGACGGGGAGATTACAGGCCAGATGTCGACTTGTATACAGCAAGAAGGCGGTGGACTGGGATTTGTTTGGAAGTGGATGGACTTCTGTGTTTTCAGAGCTGATACTTGCATGTAATAGCGTGTAAGATAAACACGCACGAAGGATGTTGAGTAACCGTGACGATGCTACGGTAGGACAGAGCAGGAGCGGCTCTGCGTCATCCTGCAAATGGTAAAATTCCTCCTAAAGAAAAACAGTTCGAGTGTCCCCAGCGCCGTGTGGGATTGCGTCTGACATGTGCGGTCGCTGAGACATCGCAGCGGGATGGAATAAACTGCACTTTGCTGGGGACGTCAGGAGCCGAGTGATGTTGAAACAATAATCgaataaatttttttttttttttttgaatgattTTGCATTTGTGTAGGGAAAACTTTACTTTCTCTTTAATGCGATTACCGCCGTGTCTGGAGAGTGAATGTGCTGTATCCACTGCTTTAAACACAGTCTGTTGGTGGTTGCATTAGTCAAAACCACCAACATGCCCCAAAGTAGAGACAGACCGCTCATGCCAGTCAGGtcattttattaaaatcatGCTGTCCCTCTTTCAGATCCAGCCCAAACAGGCCTTCGAAGCCTCCCGTCCGATGCCGCAATTTGGAGAAACAACAGCAGCGCAGATAAACATGATACGCGCCCTGTTTTCTTGCAGTCACTCTGTCTATACGTCTGTTATCCCCCacttctctcgctctctcattTTCCGTTGACAAGCTCGCTGAATCTTTGACCACACAGCCTGGAAAAATAGCACGGAGTCATGCTGCAAAGCGAGCCTACCCCTGACCCCGATTCCCTCTCACCACATTTCCATcagcagcaaaataaaacacatctaATCATTTCGATTTTCCCCCTTCGTAACAGTATTATTAACATTGTTAATTTTTTGAGGGCTACAGCCCAGAGGGGAATGTCACGGGAAAGGCATTATGGCGAGATCCTGCGTTGATCCGTCATCAAACACGTTCGCTCGCTCGCCGTAACGACCTAACGATACCGAGACAAAACCGTCAACGTTGAGGCATTAAAACCCGAAAGTCACGTCAACATATAGAGGAAGTTCCATGAAGTTCAACTGCTTTGgttactgttttttttccccttctcgaTATGCTTTTACTTGACCACTTGTCTGGCAACGCTTCCAGTCCTTTTTCAAGAAAGAACGGCTGCTGGATGAACTTGTACAAAAGTGCAGAAAAGGAAACAATTGAAGTGTAGCATAGGCTGAATGTTCAACCTGTGGAAGCACACTGGGATGAGCCCGTGTTATCAGTAAGTAACAATCCCAGACTTGATTTCAGACTTGGAGGATGAACTTCCTGCTTTAAGAGAATTGTGGGTTTTCAATAATTAAGAGTCCAAATTAGATTAGAAAAACAGATCAGATTACTTTTCACTGTTTTGACCCCGTGAGCTGAAGCAAAGGATCAAACAGCAGAGAGCCAAAGACTAAAGTTAGaacaatggaatttgattgtttatttcatttgaacGTTGTTGCTTATGCAACGTAGAATACAATCGGCCAAGTACCGTGTGTAGTGAAATACAGAGTTATACAAGAGTAAAAAGCTGGTCGCTGCCTACGAATGTGCAACTCCACAAAAGTATTGTTTCTTCACTCCGTCTCGCTGGGAGTGGCGCTCTTTTTCTGAATAACCAGAGGAATCTTTGCCAGCGCCAAAGTTACCGTGACTAGAAAAATTGACCACCGCTGAACAGGAGTTGGTTGAGACAATCAATAGGATGTAAAGAAGACTCAGGGGGAAACCCAAAGCCTTCTTTACATTTaccttatttttttacatttataattctttacattttcattaaTTTCTTTAGATTGATTATTCACACATGGAATAAGGACTAAAGTTATAAACAGGTTCATTATAATTTCCAAACTTTTCCAGGTTCAGAGATATGACAGTGTTTATTAATGTCTTTGTGGTGGTGGAATTTGGTTTTCTCACTAAAAAATTGCATTTGTTTAGAACTAAAGCAAACCGATCACATTTTTAACTACCTTTGTTTTTGCCAGATGTGAGTCTTGTGGAagaattttgcatttttaaccACAATTAATGCAGTCAGTTGTACATCAATGAAGACTTTGCCGTGATCCTTTTTCCTGAGAAGATAGTTGATCTATGCATCCAGACTGGTCTCTGTATTTAAAATGCTCAGGATATCTTCAAATACCAAACATTTGCTGTCTAATAAAGATCTAGTGAAGTTACATTACGACAGTACACTTCAGGATCAGTCCAGTCTTCTATAAGGTTGCCACGGACCTCGTAGATCTCAGCACCAGAGATTCGTTCAATCAGCAATTTGAATCAAACTCCAAATTGGGAGATGAGATAAAATGAGGTAAAATACCACCATTGAAACATTGTGCTGCCATAGCAACATAAATGGGAGCAGATGCATGACATATGCACAGGAGCATTGTCAAGTTTTATTCTGCAATTATTTGCTGTTTGTCAATCAACACACTGTGAAAAAGCTTCATATTTGCCATTTTTTGCATGTGCTAATGAGTTAGCAACAGAAATCCCTGAAACTAATACATGTGACAACTATCCATAAGAAGCATGTAATCAGTGCTGGGACACATAATTGTGCCCACCCAGCGCCCCAGTGTTCATCAAGCCTGCAGGAACCTACTGCAGGAACACAGAAACCCAAACCACATTGAGCAGAAAATAGTAAATAGAGCAGAGAAAGCTTTTTGAAGAGGCTGTAAAGAGTTTAACGTATTCTCTAATTAAAGATTTCACTTGCTATCTTTTGAAGAGACCTGTAAATGGGAACATGGCAAGGTTTTAGAGTAGTACAAGTCCTCTAAAAAATGGGGGAAAGCAATCCATGGGGTGGATGGAGTGCTCACGCTCATTCCCCTAAACAAAGTATAAAAGATAAAACACTGATTCACtttaggaagagaaggaagagttcACGCAACAGCACCCAGCCATGTGTCAAACCATGCCCCaggtgggagggagaggaaaggccACATTTTTCAAATATAAAACCCTTTTTCTTCAGGTTTACATGACCGCGAGCCTGGGGTGTGACAGCGATGGCAGCGGCCTTTGTTCCTCTCCTCGCAGGTCTTCTGGGATAAGAAAATAAAGCGCTGAAGGTCAGTTGGAGAGCAGACTGCCAAATATAGCCGCTGTGTTCCTGTGAGGGCCAGACTCTCCAGAACGACAAGCCCAACTCTGGCCGTGCCCTGTAATTGAGGAGAAAATAAGGACAGAaattatatgtttatttttgacAACAATTTTAATCTTCTGTGCTCCCCGTCAAGGAACGAGACGCCCACAAAAGTCGCTGAGAATCCGTCCCACTGAGACTGAAAGTTCTACTATTTCAAAATGAACCTGATGGATCTGCCAGGTTCTGCCAGTTTAGCTCAGTGTTATCTGTATTGGGCCAATCGTATCAGTTTTGATATCAGTGTTGTTTGACATCAACGACCTGCTCTTGACTGTCTCTGATGTCTGTGAACGCTACATCTAAAATGGCTAAAAATGCTGCTACGATCGAAATGTGCCCATAAAAACTGCTAAATGTTTTGTCACATTCTATTGCCGAAAATAAGGAGTccgaaggggaaaaaaatctctgGTTGAATATTTTCCGAGGAACCAGTTTTAAGAATattgtgattttgttttttcaaagcACATACCATATGGCAACATCTCTGGATATTGTTTTATACTGTATACATGAGTACATGCTCTTGTTTTAGACAACAAATGTGAAAGAAAATCggcatttaaaaaaggaaaaccacCAAACTTTGATAGCCTCGACTCTAATTTCTCCCTTCttttaaaaactaaactaaCTACATCATTGCGCCTCCTCGCCGCGCCGCGTTAATGCGTAATCTAGATCCACTTTATTGGAAGCAATAatctcttctttattttatttaacgaGTCGGTCCTTTTCCTCAGCGCTCGTCTCTGCAAAACAGTCCCTTTAACCATCACAGTTAACGTCTAAAAAGGCAGTTAAATGCATTTGAGTATAttggaaacagagggagagggttGAAACCAGAATAATAAAGTTTCGGATGGAAACCACAGACTCCCTCagcttaattttttttatatatataatttatgtGGCGCAGGCCGAGGCTGTACATGCtagttctttatttttcctccctcaCAGGAAGACTGGGTTTTCACTTCTTATTTACAGAAATGACTATATTAGCGGGGAATATAATTTACAGCGCGCTCGTTATGAAGAGCTCCAACGACGTTAACCGTCTTTCTCCCCCCTTAGACTGCAGTCCGCTAATcccaatggaaaaaaaataatgccGGTGAAATTGAAATAATGTCAGCGTGCTGAGTGATGAGTAACCCATTCATGCATACacgttgaaaaaaaaaaaggaatcggCACAATGCGCTCGGGTTGGTGGGATGTCCCCTTCGCCATCCACCAATCTCCATCCACGATCCTCCATTTCTGGGTTTTTATTGCCTCTTAGCGAGTCTTCAAAGAGCCCCCCGAGCCTGTAATTAGGGGGCGGGCTCTCGGGGCCTCAAAACACTTCCCCGCGTTGGCCCAACTTCTCCCAAAGTGTCCCGGGACTCTGAGCTGcgcttctccctctccccttcacttcctttggattttgttttctCAGGGATGGCCGCATCTATTCTGGAGGTAGGGAATATAATTGTAAGTATTCTTTCATTCCTTCtttcaaacttttaaaaaacccTATAAGGTGAATTGCAATTACAGTAATTAAGGGGAGAGATAAGGCGACTTAAATTGAGCTGCTGACAGATTTTGTTTGAGCACAACGCAGCTTTGCCTTTTGCCTTAATGACATAAAGACTTCACCCAGGAGCCAAAAGAAAATTGGAATTTGATAACATGATATCTGGCACAGACACCAGGGGCTGGTTAGTGGTTGGAGGAAGGACTCCACAAGGATTGTAAGTGATAGACCTAAAGCTATGTGatgaaaaatgtttaaaattatttaaaaaaaagaaaaaagaaaaaaaaaagccaggcGAACCAGGGGCTTGTGgtaagaaaaggagaaaaccaCTAATAACCTCTGAATGGGGTCTGAATGGAAACATCATGGGTAATAACCTTAAAATGATGATAATGTTTACATCATGGGCcaggaataaaatgtaaagGATCGATTGTGAGGGGAAGTTCACATCACAATAATAAATTGCACTCTGATGAagttcttttaaataaaattcattCTGAAGCACCCTGGCTCACACATAGAACGATCTTATATTGTGGCTTCTCccttattaaaaacattaatgctccaaaaaaaataaataagtaaaatgaCAAGTTTAAAAAAGTTTGTCATATCCCTTAATAGTATAACTGGGGCACAGGTACAGTATATGATTGCACATGTTTATGAGATCGAGTCTACGAAAACGAAGCTTTACAGCCGACTTGAAACGACAAAGCCAGGGAATTTCCTCCCCTACAAAGCAAAGCAGAACCTTAGCGGGTGTAAACAGTCCCTTCCTGAAACTGCTCTGACTGCTCTGAAAACAGAGAGCAAGAAAAACCAGCGGTGGCCGTCAAACGTGTTTTTTATTAGGGCTGACAccgacaggagcagcagcaagcGCCCATTTCCTGCCGACCTTCTCATTTGTTGCCtcttgtctcctcctcctcctgcaggaagaTGCACGCTATGGCTCCAGTCCTCTGGCTATGTTAACTGCTACCTGTAACAAGTTCGGCAGTACAAGCCCCGTCAGGGATTCAGCTACACCTGGGAAAACCGGCAGTGCTATTCCAGTAAAAAAGCCCTACACTATGACCTCCGACCTCCAGGCAGCAAAGAATGGACGGGCCGCAGACGGCAGTGGCTTGGCGGACTCCTACACTGGCTCCTTCAccgcagctggaggaggaggcagcgggCTGCTTACCCCCACTGGAAGCCCCCCTCCTTCAGGCGGAGGGTACACTACAGAATACCACCCTTTCTCACACTCCTTCCAGACCTCTGGCTCCCAGGACCCTTCGCTTTTAGTGTCGAAGGCCCACGCAACAGCCGACTGCCTCACCAGTGTCTACACCTCACTGGACATGACGCACCCTTACGGCTCCTGGTATAAAGCCGGTATCCACCCTGGCATCACTGCCGCGCCAGCTAACGCCACGTCTTCCTGGTGGGACGTCCACCCCAACTCCAATTGGCTGTCAGCTACACAGCCCCAGTCAGACGGAGGTCTCCAGGCTTCGCTCCAGCCTGTCGCTCCCCAGGCCTCGCTGAGCCCGCAGCTGCCCAGCTACAGCACCGACTTTACGCAGCTCAACCCAGCCCCTTATCCTTCTGTGGGACTgggctcctcctcacacctcctccagccctccCAGCACATGCTGCCCCAGGACATGTACAAGCCCAAGCCTGTGGCAAGCACAGGGTTGATGGAGAGTCCCATGGGCCTGAAGCCTGCCAGAGGATCAGGGGGCTACAGCGGAGGCGCACCCACCAGGTCTTCATGTGACTGCCCCAACTGCCAGGAGCTAGAAAGACTGGGGGCCTCGGCTGCATCCCTGAGGAAGAAACCGGTCCACAGCTGCCACATCCCCGGCTGCGGGAAGGTGTACGGCAAGGCCTCGCACCTCAAAGCCCACCTGCGCTGGCACACCGGCGAGCGGCCTTTCGTTTGCAACTGGCTGTTTTGCGGGAAGCGGTTCACCCGCTCGGACGAACTGGAGAGGCACGTGCGCACCCACACGCGGGAGAAGAAGTTCACCTGTCTGCTGTGCAACAAGCGTTTCACTCGCAGCGACCACCTCTCAAAGCACCAGAAGACCCATGCAGATTCTGCCATGCAGGGCAAGGCCGTGGCCGTGGAGGGCGAGACGGACCCTCGGAGCGAGGAGACCTCCGAGCTCAACAGCAGCGCCGTGCCCACCAATCCTGTGGCCGACCAGATTGCTGGCGGAGAGGAGAAGACCAGCACGCCCAACGGAGTGGAGAACAGCAGTGGGCTGTTGGAGATCTGACTGGAGATGTTCAACATGGAGGGCTCATAATTAGTGGTGACAAAATTcacctttaaattaaaaagacaCTATTTTCGGCTACAAGCTATACGAAAGGACACCAAGTGGTGTTTGAGAGACTTGATAAATGACTGAGTACGATGCAGGTAGCGCTCACTTCTCTTTGtctggaccacaaacacaaacaaagtgtgcacatgtgcacacatttaCATATAAATATGAGCGAACAAAACAATGACACAACATTCAGTAACGTACACACAGAAAGGAGTATGAGAACTGTGCAGGAACATACACATCAGCACTCTctcatcacacacatgcacacatgcacacgcatacATACTTAGCCTATacacattttctgcctttcaaATGAAGCAAACCACTGGGGAAATTTAATCTGCAGAAGCAGAAGGAAAAGAGCTCCGAAGCCACAAAAGGAAAGTACAGTAGTTTCAGAAGGAAACTTATGGTTAGAAAGATGAAGAAGGAGCATCGCATGCAGAGAAAAATCTGATTTACCGCTGAACTCTGATACTTATTCATTACTCTTGAAACAATCAGCCTTATTGCTTCTTGTTGCCAAAGACATTTTGATGTaaaaggttttttgtttttttttaaaatttcatttcaCTTTTGTTTGCTTCTCATGTCTAATTTAAttacatatttacataaataatCTAATTTATGTCTTAAATTATATAGTGTCTTGCATTCTGCAGGAAATATGATACCTGAAAATAATGCAAGGCGGTTGAAGCTGGCCAAAACAAAGATAATAAAGCATTAAAttaagttttttttcttatttattagTTACTTTGGATGTTGGGAAtatgttttaaagatttatttataGATCTTGATGTTAGCTGTTCATATAAACTATTTCTGTCTAATCTGTTAATTGTAAAGTCTTCCACAACTGGCAAAGCAATAGTTCACCTCTTATCCTAGTTTGTACATACTATATATTTACAACAGTATGTAGATATTCTTAGGTGTGCTATTTTTCTACTTGTTTAAAATGCattgttttttcccctaaatttttttccatcttttcatgTCAAACTAGAAGATCTTCACAATGACTCGGTCAAAGAAACAAGCAagagcttccttttttttgggagggggggggatggtTGTGAAACCAGTGTATAAAAGAGCATTGAAACGAACCTGACGGAAGGTAAACGTGTAAATTTGTCATGTTCTCGTGACATATTTGGTGCTTTTACAAGTAAAGACATTTGAAAAGGATTTTATTTGCCGGTGTTTTTCTTTGTACCACCATCTCTGCACACTTTATCCCCGCCTGCTCACTCACCGACGTTCTTCATATCTTATTATATTTCCATCTTGTCACAGCTAACCAAATAGTTTCATTATCTTCTGCAGTGCAAACAAAGCGGTGCACTGATGTGAGGTCTCAAATCTGCACAATGACCCCCTTTCAGGGAGCCACTGTAGTTACACTCAAGACAATTACTCCACTCTCCGGCTTGAGAGGGGCAATTACTGAGAGCGATGCGCAGGCAGAgtttgaggagaggagagattagGATGGGGGCTGCAGTTCTCTTGTTTATTGAGTAGGGTGGGCAAACAAAAGACGTCACTTAAGGAAGGATGCTGGACCAACGACGTGAGGCCGTAATGGACTCTGGCAGCCTGTGGCAGTTCTGGCCTGTCAAACGCCGGTAATGTCGAATGACATTTTCGGTGTTTGTGCAAGTCGCGACCTGTTGCGAAGTTTCCAGTCAAATCCTGGAAAAGCTATACTGCAGACTCATAAAAATACTTGAGATGGGTGGACTCGCCGTTAAAAAGGAGATAGCCTCGGGAATGAAAGCTATAGCACGCGTCCCCTCCAAGAGGATATAAACAGAGTGGATCTGTATTAGGATTGTTATCATCGGCAAGAAGCAAAGTGCTCAAAACTAATTCTTCATTATAACATTGTTGTTGGGGACATTTCTGGAGATGAGAGTTCCTTCTCCCTGAGGAGGTACAGCGGGATCCCCATGAAGCTCACGACTCCCCTGTTATAACATTTACACTTCCCAGGCTGCATGGTTCCAATTTAGGGCTTCTAATGAGCTGTAGTTGAGGTCAATTTATATGAAACATCCCGGGGCCGACTCTGTCATCAGAGGCCGACATGTTTATGGTGGTCTGAAGTGGGCGCGTGGTCGAGTCCACGACATAAAAGGCAAGCGGTTGGGGGCGGGGGGCTCTGGCTAGGGTGTGTCAGGCcggtgggtgagggtggggtcGGAGGGGTTAAGAAGATGGTCAGCGgctgctgttactggtgctgtctGGAGTATGAAAATACACTCCCTCAGCAGCGGTGGTGGTGCACTGCAGCCGTAACTTtatttttacttgttttcttTAGAAAGCCAGGAAACATTAAGTGTCGCTTTAAGTCAGgtcataaaaagaaaaatatacacAGAGTGACACAAGCAGGGCAGGAGAAGATGCTGGGAAATCTGTTCCGTGTGCTTTGCCCATATGTGCCACTGTGCTGCTTTAACAGGATCAAATGGCTGAATTAGTTGGGGCAAAGAAGGTTATTCCAGAAGATCCCGGACACACCTGTTAAAGTCATCCAAACCAGCTCAAACTAAGATTTAATGTTCATTTGAGCTGTGATTAGTTAGACTCAGGAAGTGGGCACCAAAATTGATCAAAATGGAGTTAGAGTGTAAAAAGCACCTAAAGTGCACATTTTTAGAAAATATGCCTCACTTTAAAATTCCACATCTTAAGTAGTATTTTGGAGGTGGAAGAGACTATTATTACTGAAGGTGCTGCTGATCTAGATCATTCAGGATCTTCATAAAACTGacactcacacttcctgataaTCAATACTGTGGATAAATGGCATGTTCTCTGCAgttttcaaatgaaataaaaacaaaacaaaaaaattaggCGTAATAGAATGGCATAGCAGTCTTAAAATGTCAGTTGGTCTGAGATCTGATATCAGCACCGTTTACCCTGGTCTGGGACTGTGAGAAGTGACTGCGCACCGACTGTAATGCTAATGATGCTCCCTTTCCTGTCATTATCTGGTCCTAACTGAGTAGTTAAGGAAAACAGTGGTGTGTGATGGGACATAGCCACAGGCACCGGTGGGGGGACTACTAAACCTTATCAGCGAACATCGGATGGGTATAGGCACTGGGGGCTGTGTTAGGGCAGGACAATAgcacaggtgtctgcaggtgtggctGGATGTCTATGGAAGAATGGGAGGATGCCCAGAGGCTCAGCAGTCAGGTCACAAGTAAAAACAAGATAATGCCTTTTGTAGTCAAGAGAAATGGCAGAGTGACCCGAGTCAACCACAACGTGACCTGAAgagcacaggaggaggtggtggaagaagaaaacatcacaGATAACAAAAGTCAGGAGGTAAAAAGGTCACGCTCGCCTCCACAGGTGTTCTTGTGGATTGACAATAAACCTACATGTAATCCAACGTTTTACCCAGCTGACACGGCAGCAGCCTCAGTTTGCTGCCAGAAACAGCCGAGTTTACAGGAAGCCCTGTCTCACTCAGCGCACCAAATGCAGCAGAGAATGAGGCATTATGTTTACGGGAACTGTGGGAGCCATGTGGGTAAGTCCGTGCCCCttaaaagaaatacaaataTTTAATGGCTTCCGAATGACAAATGACTTCCAGTGGAAAATTTAATAAATTTCACATCAACTCAAGATGGTTGTAATTCATTTAACACAATAGCAGCTGCTTCATTTCCAACATCCCTCTTTTTCCTAAATATGGGACAATTTTAACTCATTACTTTGGATTTTTGAAAAACTCCTGATGGTTGAACAAACACTAAAAATTAGGGACCCTTTAGCTTTAATTTTCAGACTCATAAATGGCTATTTCATCCTTAAAATGCTTCCTGTGCTGACTGAGAAGTGATGCCAACACATACTTGTATGCTTTTGTCATGCCACAGGTACATCCTTGCATGTTTTAAGTGCATGGAATGATTCAAAAGAGACAGTGCGGGACAAGGAGTGGTGAATAATGAGTTGAAACCAAAACTCCCAATGAGAAAAAGCTAGAGAAAACACaatgagagagaggggagagagggagagagaggaggggaatggaggaagagagatgcCACTAAAAGCATGGCGGTAAGTGAGAAATGAGAGGGCGGCCAAATAGCGAATGCATCTGGATTCGGATCAACTGAACGAGGAAACTTAAGAAGGAAAATGTGTcagggaggaaggatggagtTGAGAGAGACAgtaagacagagagggagagagagaaatgcaaAAAGAGAAGTGAGTGATTTGGGTTGGAAGTGGGTTAACAGGGATCCAGGGTTGGCAGCATGTTGGTGGAGGAGTGTGGTGGTTCAGAAGTCCTCCAGCGCGAGGCGCCAGTGTGTCCGGCGGGGGCCCTGACCATGAGCTACCTCACCCCCCCAGAGCCACAGCCACAAACCCCTTCTCCCCTCCACCCTTCACCACCAGCAACCATCACCCATCCAACCCAAACCCCACTGGCAGGCAGCGCTtcgctgaagctgctgctgtttatttaatATTCTGAAGA is drawn from Takifugu rubripes chromosome 19, fTakRub1.2, whole genome shotgun sequence and contains these coding sequences:
- the sp7 gene encoding transcription factor Sp7 isoform X1, whose amino-acid sequence is MAASILEVGNIIEDARYGSSPLAMLTATCNKFGSTSPVRDSATPGKTGSAIPVKKPYTMTSDLQAAKNGRAADGSGLADSYTGSFTAAGGGGSGLLTPTGSPPPSGGGYTTEYHPFSHSFQTSGSQDPSLLVSKAHATADCLTSVYTSLDMTHPYGSWYKAGIHPGITAAPANATSSWWDVHPNSNWLSATQPQSDGGLQASLQPVAPQASLSPQLPSYSTDFTQLNPAPYPSVGLGSSSHLLQPSQHMLPQDMYKPKPVASTGLMESPMGLKPARGSGGYSGGAPTRSSCDCPNCQELERLGASAASLRKKPVHSCHIPGCGKVYGKASHLKAHLRWHTGERPFVCNWLFCGKRFTRSDELERHVRTHTREKKFTCLLCNKRFTRSDHLSKHQKTHADSAMQGKAVAVEGETDPRSEETSELNSSAVPTNPVADQIAGGEEKTSTPNGVENSSGLLEI
- the sp7 gene encoding transcription factor Sp7 isoform X2, whose product is MAASILEEDARYGSSPLAMLTATCNKFGSTSPVRDSATPGKTGSAIPVKKPYTMTSDLQAAKNGRAADGSGLADSYTGSFTAAGGGGSGLLTPTGSPPPSGGGYTTEYHPFSHSFQTSGSQDPSLLVSKAHATADCLTSVYTSLDMTHPYGSWYKAGIHPGITAAPANATSSWWDVHPNSNWLSATQPQSDGGLQASLQPVAPQASLSPQLPSYSTDFTQLNPAPYPSVGLGSSSHLLQPSQHMLPQDMYKPKPVASTGLMESPMGLKPARGSGGYSGGAPTRSSCDCPNCQELERLGASAASLRKKPVHSCHIPGCGKVYGKASHLKAHLRWHTGERPFVCNWLFCGKRFTRSDELERHVRTHTREKKFTCLLCNKRFTRSDHLSKHQKTHADSAMQGKAVAVEGETDPRSEETSELNSSAVPTNPVADQIAGGEEKTSTPNGVENSSGLLEI